In Thermodesulfovibrio thiophilus DSM 17215, a single genomic region encodes these proteins:
- the mraY gene encoding phospho-N-acetylmuramoyl-pentapeptide-transferase, with the protein MLYEILYRLSDQISILNVFRYITFRTVLAILTAFFFTFIIAPACIRWLKKLSLTQYIRDDGPKTHLKKEGTPTMGGIIIIASVLVSVLLWGNLKNHYIWVMIISFLGFGFIGFIDDYLKVTRHNYRGMPGRYKLLAQLLLAFSVTLFLYFNPKDPYTTVLNIPFFKQWLIDLGIFYLPFAVFVIVGASNAVNLTDGMDGLAAGLVGIASIVNAVLLYISGHAVFAKYLYVLYIPGTGELAVFCGAMLGACLGFLWYNSYPADVFMGDVGSLSLGGALGSLAVITKHEIVLALVGGIFVVEALSVILQVGYFKLTNGKRIFRMAPLHHHFELKKWPEPKVITRFWIIGIILALLSLLTLKLR; encoded by the coding sequence ATGCTATATGAGATTCTTTATAGATTGAGCGATCAGATTTCTATATTAAATGTCTTTCGCTATATTACTTTCAGAACGGTTTTAGCTATACTGACTGCTTTTTTTTTCACATTTATCATTGCTCCTGCATGCATAAGATGGCTTAAAAAATTAAGCCTTACTCAATATATAAGAGATGATGGACCCAAAACACATTTAAAAAAAGAGGGCACTCCCACAATGGGAGGCATAATTATAATTGCTTCTGTTTTGGTTTCTGTATTATTATGGGGAAACCTGAAAAATCATTATATATGGGTTATGATTATAAGTTTTTTAGGCTTTGGTTTTATTGGATTCATTGATGACTATCTTAAAGTTACAAGACATAATTATAGAGGAATGCCTGGTAGATATAAGTTGCTTGCGCAGCTTTTACTTGCTTTTTCAGTGACTTTATTTTTGTATTTTAACCCGAAGGATCCTTACACAACTGTTTTAAATATTCCTTTTTTCAAACAATGGCTAATTGATCTGGGGATATTTTATCTTCCATTTGCTGTTTTTGTTATTGTAGGTGCTTCAAATGCTGTAAATCTTACAGATGGAATGGATGGACTTGCAGCAGGATTGGTGGGAATTGCATCTATTGTGAATGCTGTTCTTCTTTATATCTCAGGACATGCTGTTTTTGCAAAATATCTTTATGTTCTTTATATTCCAGGAACAGGCGAACTTGCTGTTTTCTGCGGAGCGATGCTTGGTGCATGTCTTGGTTTTCTCTGGTATAATTCCTATCCTGCAGATGTTTTTATGGGTGATGTCGGATCACTCAGTCTTGGAGGAGCCCTTGGAAGTCTGGCAGTTATTACAAAACATGAGATTGTTCTAGCTCTGGTTGGAGGTATATTTGTTGTGGAGGCTCTTTCTGTTATTCTTCAAGTGGGGTATTTTAAATTAACCAATGGAAAGAGAATTTTTAGAATGGCGCCTCTTCATCATCATT